The Heliomicrobium gestii genomic sequence TCCCCCGTATGCTTGCGCGTCTCATAGAGCAGCGATTCCTCCTGGATCTTGTTGCGCTGGTACTGTGTCTCCATGGCGCCGAGGACGCCGCCGCGCTCATTGAGGCGGAGAAACTCAGCGAGCACCGCTTCCTCGACCAGATCGGTCAGTTCCTCGATGATAAAGGCGCCCTGCAAGGGATTCTCGTTTTTGGCCAGGCCGAACTCCTTGCCGATGATCAGTTGGATGGCCATGGCGCGGCGCACCGACGCCTCTGTCGGCGTGGTGACCGCCTCGTCATAGGCGTTGGTGTGCAGGGAGTTGCAGTTGTCATAGATGGCCGACAATGCCTGCAGGGTGGTGCGGATGTCGTTGAAGTCCATCTCCTGGGCATGGAGGGACCGCCCCGACGTCTGGATGTGATACTTCAGCTTCTGGCTTCGCTCATTGGCATGGTACTTCTGCTTCATGACGACGGCCCAGATGCGCCGGGCCACCCGGCCAAGGACAGAGTACTCCGGATCGAGGCCGTTGCTGAAGAAGAAGGAGAGGTTGGGGGCGAAATCATCGATCTTCATCCCCCGGCTCAGGTAGTATTCCACGTAGGTGAAGCCGTTGGCCAGGGTGAAGGCCAGTTGGGTGATCGGGTTGGCGCCCGCTTCGGCGATGTGATAACCGGAGATGCTGACCGAGTAGTAGTTGCGCACCCGCTCCTGGATAAAGTATTCCTGGATGTCGCCCATCATCTTGAGGGCGAAATCGGTGGAGAAGATGCAGGTGTTCTGCCCCTGGTCCTCCTTGAGGATATCGGCCTGGACGGTGCCGCGCACCCGCTGCAGCGTCTCCGCACGCAGGCGAGCCCATTCGTCGGGATTGGGCCGGCGTCCCTCCCGCTCGGTAAATCGATCGACCTGCTGATCGATGGCTGTCTGTAAAAACATGGCCAGCAGGATCGGCGCCGGGCCGTTGATCGTCATCGACACGGATGTATTGGGCGCGCAGAGGTCAAAACCGGCATAGAGCCGCTTCACGTCCTCCCATGTGCAGACGTTGACGCCGCTGTTGCCGATTTTGCCGTAGATGTCCGGGCGGTCGGCCGGATCCTCGCCATAGAGGGTGACGCTGTCAAAGGCGGTGCTCAGGCGGATGGCCGGATCGTCTTTGCAGAGGTAGTGGAAGCGCCGGTTTGTCCGCTCCGGCGTGCCTTCGCCGGCAAACTGGCGCCGGGGATCCTCCCCTTCCCGCTTGAAGGGAAACACGCCTGCCGTAAAAGGGAACTGGCCGGGAACATTTTCGTTGAGGGCCCAGCGCAGGATCTCGCCCCAGTCGGCATAACGGGGTAGGGCCACCTTGGGGATGGGCGTCCCTGACAGGGTTGTCGTGAACAAGGCGGTGACGATCTCCCGATCGCGCGCGGTTGTGACCCACTGGGCCTGGCGATAGGAGGTACAGAGACCGTCCCAGTTGTCCAGGATCCGGCGGCAATCGGGATGGAGCCGTTCCTGCCACGACCGGATCTGTTCGTCCAGTTCGGCAAGAGCGGCGGAACCGTTCCGATTCGCCGCCCCCTCCTCCCCTTCGGCCAGCAATCGCCGCGCGCCCTGAAGTTGATAGAGGCGCCGGGCCACCTCGACCTGCGCTTCCACGAAGGCGCGGTAATCGCGGGCGGCATGAACGATCTCGGCCAGGTAGTTGACCCGCTCAGCCGGGATGACGCCGCCGGAGGGGCGGGCCTCGGGAAATTCCGCAGAATGGAGGGGAGCGAGCGAGGACAGCCCGTCCGGCGAAAGCGACACACCCACTGGCGCCGCTGCCGGCTCAGCCGGCAAAGGCCAGAGGCCACCGGTTTTTTCGCTCACCATCGCCATCAGGCGATGAAAAAACCGCTCGACACCCGGGTCGTCAAACTGGCTGGCCACCGTACCGAAGACCGGCGTCTGATCATCGGGCCTGTCAAAGTCGTTGCGGCTGCGCCGCCACTGCTTGCGCACGGCCCGCAAGGCGTCTTCGGCGCCGCGCCGGTCATACTTGTTGATGACGACGGCGTCAGCGAAGTCGATCATGTCGATCTTCTCCAACTGGGTGGCGGCGCCGAACTCGCTCGTCATCACATAGACGGAGACATCGCTCACATCGATGATCTGGTGATCGCCCTGACCGATGCCGGAGGTTTCCACGATGACGAGGTCATAGCCGGCGGCCTTGACGACAGCGATGGCGTCATCAATGGCGCGGCTGAGTTCGCTGCGCGAATGGCGGGTGGCGAGCGAGCGCATGAAGACGCGGGGATGGTGGATGGCGTTCATGCGGATGCGATCGCCCAGCAGCGCGCCGCCGGTCTTCCACTTGGAGGGATCGACAGACAGCAAGGCGAGCCGCTTGTCGGGATAGGCCGCCAAAAAGCAGCGGACCATCTCATCGATGAGCGAGCTTTTGCCGGCGCCGCCCGTTCCCGTCACGCCGATGACCGGCGTCTTCGCTCGATGAAGGCGCAACCGGTCAAAGAGGGCAGCCACAGCGGAGTCAGGGGCGAGCACATTGTTTTCGGCCAGCGAGATCCAGCGGGCCACCTGGGGCCAGGCGCGCCGTTCCGGTGACAGCCCCTCCATCCCCTGGGGCTCCGCCGCCGGCGGCGCAAAATCGGCCTGGCTGACGAGAAAATCGATCATCCCCTGCAGCCCCATGCGCCGCCCGTCTTCGGGGGAGAAGATCTTGCCGACGCCATAGGACTCCAACTCCCGGATCTCCCGGGGAACGATCACCCCGCCGCCGCCGCCAAAGACGCGGATATGGCTCAGATCCCGCTCACGAAGCATGTCGATGATGTATTTGAAAAACTCGATGTGTCCGCCCTGGTAGGAGGTGACAGCGATGGCCTGGACATCCTCTTGGGTGGCCGCGTCAATGATCTCCTCCACCGACCGGTTGTGGCCCAGGTGGATGACCTCCACCCCGCCGGCCTGCATCAACCGTCGCATGATATTGATCGACGCGTCATGGCCGTCAAAGAGACTGGTCGCCGTGACAATGCGCACGGCATGGCGTGGCCGGTACGGTTCTGTCATCTCACTTCTCCCCGCTCTCTGCCTTTACTTCAGTACCGACGCGGCGATGACGGTGCGTTGGATCTCGCTGGTTCCTTCGTAGATTTCGGTGATTTTGGCGTCGCGCATCATCCGCTCGACAGGGTATTCCCGGGTATAGCCGTATCCGCCATGGATTTGCACCGCTTTGGTGGTGACCGACATGGCCGTCTCGGAGGCGTAGAGCTTTGCCATGGCCGACTGTTTGCTGTAGGGCAGACCGGCGTCCTTCAAGTACGCCGCCTGGTAAACGAGCAAGCGAGCGGCTTCAATGGCCGTCGCCATGTCGGCCAACATCCACTGGAGCCCCTGATTGGCGCTGATCGGCTTGCCGAATTGTTCCCGCGTCTTGCTGTAGGCCACAGCCTGTTCAAAGGCGCCCTGCGCGATCCCCAGGGCCTGGGCGGCGATGCCGATGCGTCCGCCATCAAGGGTCATCATGGCGATCTTAAAGCCCTGGCCCTCTTCGCCGAGCCGGTTTTCCTCGGGGATGGGGCAGTTGTCGAAAACCAACTCATAGGTGCAGGAGGCGCGGATCCCCATCTTATGTTCCTTTTTGCCGAAGCTGAAACCGGGCGTTCCCTTTTCCACGATAAAGGCGGTCGTTCCCCGATGCTTTTTCGCCGGATCGGTCGCTGCGATCACCACGTAGTAATCGGCCCATTCGGCGTTGGTGATGAAGATCTTGCTCCCGTTCAAGACATAGCCGTCGCCATCACGCTGGGCCGTCGTTTTGAGCGATCCGGCATCGGAACCGGCGCCCGGTTCGGTGAGACCGAAGGCGCCAACGGAACGGCCCTCGGCAAGGGGCGTCAGGTATTTTTGTTTCTGCTCCTCTGTGCCGAAGGCATGGATCGGCCAGGCGCCCAGCGACGTATGAGCCGACAACAACACGCCGGAAGAGGCGCAGACGCGGCTCAACTCTTCGACGGCGATGACATAACTGAGGTTGTCCATCCCCGCCCCGCCATAGCTGTCGGAAAAGGGAATCCCCGTCAACCCCAGTTCGGCCATGTCGTCCCACAGGGCGCGATCATAGGTCTCCTGTTCATCCATCTCAGCCGCTTTGGGCGCAATCTTGGCCTCGGCAAAATCGCGCACCGTCTGGCGCAGCATCTCTTGTTCTTCAGAAAGACGAAAAATCATGGTGGAGACCTCCTACTTTCTTTTCTTTCACAGGCAAGAACGGACCGGAGCGAAGCAGGCGCCTGGGCTTATCGGTTACTGCCTTTCCTTCGGTTCAGCCTTTTCGTATTGTTGGACCACGCCGCTGCGCCGGAATTCGGCAATCTCCGCTTCCCGATAGCCCAGTTCGCGCAGCACCTCAGCGGTGTGCTCACCGAGCGCCGGGGAGTGACGGCGGCATTGGCAAGGCGTTTCGGAGAACCGGAAGGGGATGCCGGTCTCCATCAGCGGGCCTTCGGTGGGATGGATCGACTGGAGGATCATCTTTCGACTGCGCGCCTGCAGGTCAGCGCTCACCTGTTCCACATCCTGCACCGGGGTGCAACAGACATCACGGTGTTGAAAAAAGGCGGTCCATTCCGCCTGCGTCCTCGACCGGAACAACGCTGTGAGCGCCTCCATCCCTCGGCGGCGATCGACTTCCCCA encodes the following:
- the icmF gene encoding fused isobutyryl-CoA mutase/GTPase IcmF, with the protein product MTEPYRPRHAVRIVTATSLFDGHDASINIMRRLMQAGGVEVIHLGHNRSVEEIIDAATQEDVQAIAVTSYQGGHIEFFKYIIDMLRERDLSHIRVFGGGGGVIVPREIRELESYGVGKIFSPEDGRRMGLQGMIDFLVSQADFAPPAAEPQGMEGLSPERRAWPQVARWISLAENNVLAPDSAVAALFDRLRLHRAKTPVIGVTGTGGAGKSSLIDEMVRCFLAAYPDKRLALLSVDPSKWKTGGALLGDRIRMNAIHHPRVFMRSLATRHSRSELSRAIDDAIAVVKAAGYDLVIVETSGIGQGDHQIIDVSDVSVYVMTSEFGAATQLEKIDMIDFADAVVINKYDRRGAEDALRAVRKQWRRSRNDFDRPDDQTPVFGTVASQFDDPGVERFFHRLMAMVSEKTGGLWPLPAEPAAAPVGVSLSPDGLSSLAPLHSAEFPEARPSGGVIPAERVNYLAEIVHAARDYRAFVEAQVEVARRLYQLQGARRLLAEGEEGAANRNGSAALAELDEQIRSWQERLHPDCRRILDNWDGLCTSYRQAQWVTTARDREIVTALFTTTLSGTPIPKVALPRYADWGEILRWALNENVPGQFPFTAGVFPFKREGEDPRRQFAGEGTPERTNRRFHYLCKDDPAIRLSTAFDSVTLYGEDPADRPDIYGKIGNSGVNVCTWEDVKRLYAGFDLCAPNTSVSMTINGPAPILLAMFLQTAIDQQVDRFTEREGRRPNPDEWARLRAETLQRVRGTVQADILKEDQGQNTCIFSTDFALKMMGDIQEYFIQERVRNYYSVSISGYHIAEAGANPITQLAFTLANGFTYVEYYLSRGMKIDDFAPNLSFFFSNGLDPEYSVLGRVARRIWAVVMKQKYHANERSQKLKYHIQTSGRSLHAQEMDFNDIRTTLQALSAIYDNCNSLHTNAYDEAVTTPTEASVRRAMAIQLIIGKEFGLAKNENPLQGAFIIEELTDLVEEAVLAEFLRLNERGGVLGAMETQYQRNKIQEESLLYETRKHTGELPIIGVNTFLNPEGSDVEENIELSRATEEEKRQQIDRLREFQHRHREEAALALARLKDVVRNGGNIFAEMMETVPVASLGQITAALYEVGGRYRRNM
- a CDS encoding acyl-CoA dehydrogenase, with product MIFRLSEEQEMLRQTVRDFAEAKIAPKAAEMDEQETYDRALWDDMAELGLTGIPFSDSYGGAGMDNLSYVIAVEELSRVCASSGVLLSAHTSLGAWPIHAFGTEEQKQKYLTPLAEGRSVGAFGLTEPGAGSDAGSLKTTAQRDGDGYVLNGSKIFITNAEWADYYVVIAATDPAKKHRGTTAFIVEKGTPGFSFGKKEHKMGIRASCTYELVFDNCPIPEENRLGEEGQGFKIAMMTLDGGRIGIAAQALGIAQGAFEQAVAYSKTREQFGKPISANQGLQWMLADMATAIEAARLLVYQAAYLKDAGLPYSKQSAMAKLYASETAMSVTTKAVQIHGGYGYTREYPVERMMRDAKITEIYEGTSEIQRTVIAASVLK